A stretch of the Malus sylvestris chromosome 10, drMalSylv7.2, whole genome shotgun sequence genome encodes the following:
- the LOC126584345 gene encoding disease resistance protein RPV1-like has product MAASSAANNHLHENIDPSHVRNQQGSYGAAFSQLEERFQDNIDKVHKWREALTKAANLSGFDNSNKTRTEADLVDNVVKNILTKLDETFSDDLKRLVGIESRINDIKRLLCNDYAELLGMVVDYAEGMPLALKILGSSFLHCKSKEDWEAELNKLKKGSNIDFVKRMSDSRGLFAAMSLIKISSRNCLEMHDFLQEMGRSVVHEQCIEEPGKCKRLSIADDAVNTENS; this is encoded by the exons CATCGACCCATCACATGTACGAAATCAACAGGGGTCATATGGGGCTGCATTTTCTCAACTTGAAGAACGTTTCCAGGACAATATTGACAAGGTGCACAAGTGGAGGGAGGCTTTGACGAAAGCAGCCAATCTATCTGGGTTCGATAATTCAAACAAAACTAG GACGGAGGCTGATTTAGTTGATAATGTTGTGAAAAATATTTTGACCAAATTGGACGAAACATTTTCAGATGATTTAAAGCGTCTGGTTGGAATTGAAAGCCGCATTAATGATATCAAGCGGTTATTATGCAATG ATTATGCAGAGTTGTTAGGGATGGTGGTAGATTATGCTGAGGGAATGCCATTAGCtcttaaaattttgggttcatCATTCCTTCACTGCAAGAGCAAAGAAGACTGGGAAGCTGAATTGAACAAATTGAAAAA AGGATCGAATATAGATTTTGTAAAAAGAATGTCAGATTCTCGTGGTCTCTTTGCTGCTATGTCTCTCATAAAAATTTCAAGTCGAAACTGCCTAGAGATGCATGATTTCCTACAAGAAATGGGTCGGTCAGTTGTTCATGAACAATGTATTGAAGAGCCTGGAAAATGCAAGAGGTTGTCCATTGCTGATGAtgctgtgaacacggaaaattcctga